A genomic window from Labeo rohita strain BAU-BD-2019 chromosome 6, IGBB_LRoh.1.0, whole genome shotgun sequence includes:
- the tnrc6c2 gene encoding trinucleotide repeat-containing gene 6C protein isoform X1 → MEEKKKKKLEEETKKDTAQKTVTEQKTKVPDSVKPNPSIPSSPILTLNLPVPSAATTSNGKRSPCNSLQQQLPPLQQPSPRYVPREVPPRFRQQEQRQLLKRGQPLPTGVLNPTSACTQSGVISPPETPTSKRHTGLPHQSGLGAQHENCLWSIPVTKNSSSNQDKVNINCNDTDTWPSNIYGKSHQTPECTLDAERTSEVVSNSSSTIMATGASQQGHYPISKASINLSSSMVSSQNGPTRGWVSEGKIDLSMGSRGQSSWGASNLNLNPSANPAAWPALGHEGPGVGSGPSSMVCSNQLSLSMCGQGGVAPPHGTNGNGSIGCVNGNLVGDCAWGNPDIPEQHQSPTNKSFNMKPPNLKTDGPNNTKPEPMSPVNSWRGNLSQSPTEAVSEDGTAFWDNRDAKNGESKDSGWDSAGVSSWGKGGASSGSSWGDWGKQPSTEGTGWDANDGPSQEHMSSWGPDTPASEGSRDSSEGHPRRRERSSSDDLAPLLPRQDLDPRVLCNTGWGQTPVRQHTVWEMEETPDKKSGAGTEVWGSSSNTPSNGPAPPPPGCASPNLSAPPRMETSKSEGPCRSMPNSGWGGSVPASAQPNSGWGEPPANKKVPNGSVCGWGDPVAEGPNTNGCNGQSWAEEKSPSWDDGTSQKKMQSWGDRTKTSSGWGGSGSANSGEWGDPTEMRKNGSGSSSWDPDNRNWKETQRGWGKAAPAQGGSWGDAQHSNGSAQGWGGKLQEPTCGNGGTGGIGSWGGPNSVKQSNSGWTSGGRQDIGDEATGWEEPSPSSIRRKMEIDDGTSTWGDPSAYSKSVNMWDRNNSQNHPGTSNSGNSNSLTGPNNNSNHHQHHSQGPTQNHVSGSNNNGSPSQGETPLSRIPMVNPGWGDLPNVQPNTESSSWGESANSNPSVDNGTSAWGQPSRGCGGWGEGGHDSSGPYGRGNAPVGSGSCQEGPKSMQDGWGSGGEEIGMNNGQWDADDGDMWNSPTSQDSSCNSWGQSKKGPQRGKVSNKQDDVWIMTRLIKQLTDMGFPKDPAEEALKSNNMNLDQAMSALLEKKNELDKRGMGMSDYSNGMNKPIMCRPTNLSKDPSLDRAPFLDKDGRLSDDASTSPFMPSPGLKLPLANSSLPSHGLGGVSSGLSMQNLNNRQMQNGMFGTNGAAQTRVMQQQAPPPQPPVPPLSSAQPSLRAQVPQLLTPQVQAQLLQFAAKNIGLNPALLTSPINPQQMTLLYQLQQLQVAYQRLQIQQQMMQAQRNVSGPIKQQEQQVARTITNMQQQIQQHQRQLAQALLMKQQQPPPSSHTGLHPNLGKASLDTFTGHPQTSGLSVSDLQTKEQQSSPNSFSPYTLSGLNPNMNVNCMEVGSLSLKDPPQPQSRLSQWTHSNSIDSLTANAQHLEANLNKHGSISSAQSHVPGKSTMEDTFSPYNLMSSSESPTSTLVTPESWTQGKTPNEKISSNSNISWPPEFCPGVPWKGLQNIDPENDPNMTPGSVPSGPTINTNIQDVNRYLLRDRTGGKLLEMKSTWSPGPISHTQASLSHELWKVSPGTRNSSAPSRPPPGLTNTKPSSTWGGNSLGLSQGWTSSYSSEGGTWSTDSPNRGSSWLVLRNLTPQIDGSTLRTLCMQHGPLITFHLNLTQGNAVVRYSSKEEAAKAQKSLHMCVLGNTTILAEFAGEDDVNRFFAQGQSLTPTTSWQASPAPGSNQPRLGNPAASHPTGLWSGGGGGAKTVCSTGNSSSGNGGDLLWGGVPQYSSLWAPPNGDDTRVIGSPIPINTLLPGDLLSGESM, encoded by the exons GACTTCCCCATCAAAGTGGACTGGGAGCCCAGCATGAGAATTGTCTTTGGAGCATCCCAGTCacaaaaaacagcagcagcaaccAGGATAAAGTGAACATTAACTGTAACGACACAGACACTTGGCCTTCCAATATATACGGCAAGAGCCACCAGACACCAGAATGCACCTTGGACGCTGAACGCACATCAGAGGTCGTCAGCAACAGTAGCAGCACTATTATGGCTACAGGAGCTAGCCAGCAGGGTCATTACCCAATCAGCAAAGCCAGCATTAATCTTTCTTCTAGTATGGTCTCTAGTCAAAATGGCCCTACCAGGGGCTGGGTCTCAGAGGGAAAGATTGACTTGTCCATGGGCAGTAGAGGGCAGTCCAGTTGGGGTGCCTCTAATCTGAACCTGAATCCCAGTGCCAACCCTGCTGCTTGGCCAGCTCTTGGACATGAGGGGCCTGGGGTAGGTTCAGGCCCAAGTAGCATGGTTTGCTCAAATCAACTTTCGCTTAGTATGTGTGGCCAAGGAGGAGTGGCACCACCACACGGCACCAATGGAAATGGTAGCATTGGTTGTGTCAATGGAAACCTTGTAGGGGACTGTGCATGGGGCAACCCGGATATCCCAGAACAGCATCAGTCACCAACAAATAAATCTTTCAACATGAAACCTCCTAACCTTAAAACTGATGGACCAAATAACACTAAACCAGAGCCAATGAGTCCAGTGAACAGCTGGAGAGGAAACCTCAGTCAGTCACCTACTGAGGCTGTCAGCGAAGATGGAACTGCCTTCTGGGACAACAGAGATGCCAAAAATGGAGAATCAAAGGACTCAGGCTGGGATTCTGCAGGCGTCTCCTCTTGGGGGAAGGGAGGAGCTAGCAGTGGTAGCAGCTGGGGTGACTGGGGCAAACAACCAAGCACTGAAGGTACAGGATGGGATGCTAACGATGGTCCTTCCCAGGAACATATGAGTTCCTGGGGTCCTGATACCCCAGCAAGTGAGGGCAGCAGGGATAGTAGTGAGGGCCACCCAAGAAGAAGAGAGAGGTCCTCAAGTGATGATTTGGCCCCTTTGCTCCCAAGGCAAGACTTGGACCCACGTGTCCTCTGCAACACAGGCTGGGGACAGACTCCAGTTCGCCAACACACTGTTTGGGAAATGGAAGAAACTCCAGACAAAAAGAGTGGTGCAGGGACTGAGGTCTGGGGGTCTTCCTCCAACACACCCTCAAATGGACCTGCACCACCTCCTCCTGGATGTGCCAGTCCCAACCTCAGTGCACCTCCTAGAATGGAGACGAGCAAGAGCGAGGGACCTTGCAGATCCATGCCAAATTCAGGCTGGGGAGGATCAGTCCCAGCCTCTGCCCAGCCTAACAGTGGATGGGGGGAACCTCCTGCAAATAAAAAGGTTCCAAATGGATCAGTATGTGGCTGGGGTGATCCTGTTGCTGAAGGTCCCAACACCAATGGCTGTAATGGCCAGTCTTGGGCTGAGGAAAAGTCCCCTAGCTGGGATGATGGTACTTCTCAGAAGAAAATGCAAAGTTGGGGTGATAGAACCAAAACTTCCTCAGGCTGGGGAGGTAGTGGCAGCGCAAATAGTGGAGAGTGGGGTGACCCTACAGAAATGCGGAAGAATGGCTCTGGAAGTTCCTCTTGGGACCCTGACAACAGAAACTGGAAAGAAACCCAGAGAGGGTGGGGTAAAGCAGCACCAGCACAGGGTGGTAGTTGGGGTGATGCTCAACATTCCAATGGTTCAGCCCAAGGTTGGGGTGGAAAACTTCAGGAGCCCACTTGTGGCAACGGTGGAACTGGAGGCATAGGATCATGGGGCGGCCCAAATTCTGTGAAACAGAGCAACTCTGGCTGGACGTCGGGAGGACGACAGGATATCGGAGATGAGGCCACAGGCTGGGAGGAACCCTCTCCTTCCTCTATTCGTCGCAAAATGGAAATTGATGATGGGACCTCCACCTGGGGTGACCCCAGTGCTTACAGCAAGAGTGTGAACATGTGGGAcaggaataactcccaaaatcATCCAGGAACTAGCAACAGTGGCAACAGTAATAGCCTCACTGGGccaaacaacaacagcaatcaTCACCAACACCACAGCCAAGGTCCCACTCAGAACCATGTCAGTGGTAGCAACAACAATGGCTCACCCAGTCAAGGTGAAACTCCTCTCAGCAGAATACCCATGGTGAATCCAG GCTGGGGAGACCTCCCTAATGTACAGCCAAACACAGAATCCTCTTCATGGGGTGAGTCAGCCAATTCCAACCCTTCTGTGGACAATGGAACTTCAGCTTGGGGCCAGCCCTCTAGGGGCTGTGGGGGATGGGGTGAAGGTGGCCATGACTCCAGTGGACCTTACGGCAGAGGAAATGCACCTGTTGGATCAGGCTCCTGTCAGGAAG GTCCCAAATCTATGCAAGATGGCTGGGGATCAGGAGGGGAAGAGATTGGCATGAACAATGGCCAATGGGATGCTGATGATGGTGACATGTGGAACAGTCCTACATCCCAAGACTCCTCTTGTAACTCCTGGGGTCAATCCAAGAAGGGCCCACAAAGG GGCAAGGTCTCCAACAAGCAGGATGATGTTTGGATTATGACCAGACTTATCAAGCAGCTTACAGATATGGGTTTTCCA AAGGATCCTGCAGAAGAAGCCCTGAAGAGCAACAATATGAATCTGGATCAGGCCATGA GCGCTTTGTTGGAGAAGAAAAATGAACTGGACAAACGGGGGATGGGCATGTCAGACTACAGTAATGGAATGAATAAGCCCATAATGTGCCGACCCACAAACCTCTCCAAAGACCCCTCACTGGATCGTGCCCCCTTCCTGGACAAG gaCGGTAGGCTGTCAGATGATGCTTCAACCTCACCGTTTATGCCTTCTCCTGGCCTCAAGCTCCCACTGGCCAATAGCAGCCTCCCTAGCCACGGATTGGGTGGGGTCTCCTCCGGCCTTTCCATGCAAAACTTGAACAACAGACAG ATGCAGAATGGAATGTTCGGCACTAACGGAGCAGCACAAACTCGGGTCATGCAGCAGCAGGCCCCTCCCCCTCAGCCACCAGTGCCACCTCTTAGCTCCGCCCAGCCTAGTCTACGTGCTCAAGTGCCTCAGCTTCTCACCCCTCAG gTTCAAGCACAGCTCTTACAGTTTGCGGCAAAAAACATTGGACTGAATCCTGCACTTTTAACCTCACCAATAAATCCTCAACAAATGACCTTGCTCTACCAACTACAACAGCTGCAGGTG GCGTATCAGCGTTTGCAGATTCAGCAGCAAATGATGCAGGCTCAGCGTAATGTCTCTGGTCCCATCAAACAACAAGAGCAGCAA GTTGCACGTACAATCACAAACATGCAGCAGCAGATCCAGCAGCACCAGCGTCAGCTGGCCCAGGCTCTGCTTATGAAACAGCAGCAGCCTCCACCTTCCTCTCATACTGGCCTGCACCCAAACCTTGGAAAGGCAAGCCTGGACACTTTCACGGGTCACCCTCAGACTTCAGGCCTCTCCGTCTCAGACCTGCAGACCAAAGAGCAGCAGTCTTCTCCAAACTCCTTCAGCCCTTATACACTCT CTGGTTTGAACCCGAACATGAATGTAAACTGTATGGAGGTGGGAAGTCTATCTCTCAAAGACCCCCCTCAGCCTCAATCCCGGCTCTCACAGTGGACTCATTCAAACTCCATAGATTCCCTGACAGCTAATGCTCAGCACTTGGAGGCAAACCTCAATAAGCACg gttcaatctcttctgctcagtcCCATGTGCCTGGAAAGAGCACCATGGAAGATACCTTCAGCCCATACAATCTGATGTCAAGCTCTGAATCCCCCACTAGCACCTTGGTGACTCCAGAGAGCTGGACACAGGGCAAAACTCCCAATGAGAAAATCTCTAGTAACTCCAATATCAGCTGGCCTCCAG AATTCTGCCCTGGGGTGCCATGGAAAGGTTTGCAGAACATTGACCCCGAGAATGACCCCAACATGACCCCAGGAAGTGTTCCAAGTGGCCCCACCATTAACACTAACATACAGGATGTGAATCGCTACCTGTTACGGGACAGGACTGGAG GTAAACTCTTGGAAATGAAGTCTACCTGGTCCCCTGGACCCATCTCCCACACACAGGCCTCTTTATCTCATGAGTTATGGAAGGTTTCCCCAGGGACACGCAACTCCAGTGCTCCCTCACGCCCCCCTCCAGGCCTGACCAACACCAAGCCCTCCTCCACCTGGGGAGGAAACTCTCTTGGCCTCAGCCAGGGCTGGACCAGCTCTTACTCTTCAG AAGGGGGAACTTGGAGCACTGACAGTCCCAACAGAGGAAGCAGCTGGCTGGTGCTGAGAAACCTCACTCCTCAG ATTGACGGCTCCACCCTGCGGACTCTGTGCATGCAGCACGGCCCTCTCATTACCTTCCATCTGAACCTGACACAGGGCAATGCTGTTGTACGTTACAGCTCCAAGGAGGAAGCTGCCAAAGCCCAAAAATCCTTGCACAT GTGTGTGCTGGGTAACACTACCATCCTGGCAGAGTTTGCCGGTGAAGACGATGTGAACCGCTTCTTTGCACAGGGCCAGTCCCTCACCCCCACCACCAGCTGGCAGGCCAGCCCAGCACCAGGCTCCAATCAACCTCGGCTGGGCAACCCTGCTGCCAGCCACCCCACAGGCCTCTGGAGCGGGGGTGGAGGAGGTGCCAAGACAGTCTGCAGTACTGGGAACAGCAGCAGTGGAAACGGAGGTGACCTGCTGTGGGGCGGTGTGCCACAGTACTCCAGTTTGTGGGCTCCCCCAAATGGAGACGACACCAGGGTAATCGGCAGCCCCATCCCAATTAACACTCTGCTCCCGGGAGACCTGCTGAGCGGAGAGAGCATGTAG
- the tnrc6c2 gene encoding trinucleotide repeat-containing gene 6C protein isoform X2 — MATGASQQGHYPISKASINLSSSMVSSQNGPTRGWVSEGKIDLSMGSRGQSSWGASNLNLNPSANPAAWPALGHEGPGVGSGPSSMVCSNQLSLSMCGQGGVAPPHGTNGNGSIGCVNGNLVGDCAWGNPDIPEQHQSPTNKSFNMKPPNLKTDGPNNTKPEPMSPVNSWRGNLSQSPTEAVSEDGTAFWDNRDAKNGESKDSGWDSAGVSSWGKGGASSGSSWGDWGKQPSTEGTGWDANDGPSQEHMSSWGPDTPASEGSRDSSEGHPRRRERSSSDDLAPLLPRQDLDPRVLCNTGWGQTPVRQHTVWEMEETPDKKSGAGTEVWGSSSNTPSNGPAPPPPGCASPNLSAPPRMETSKSEGPCRSMPNSGWGGSVPASAQPNSGWGEPPANKKVPNGSVCGWGDPVAEGPNTNGCNGQSWAEEKSPSWDDGTSQKKMQSWGDRTKTSSGWGGSGSANSGEWGDPTEMRKNGSGSSSWDPDNRNWKETQRGWGKAAPAQGGSWGDAQHSNGSAQGWGGKLQEPTCGNGGTGGIGSWGGPNSVKQSNSGWTSGGRQDIGDEATGWEEPSPSSIRRKMEIDDGTSTWGDPSAYSKSVNMWDRNNSQNHPGTSNSGNSNSLTGPNNNSNHHQHHSQGPTQNHVSGSNNNGSPSQGETPLSRIPMVNPGWGDLPNVQPNTESSSWGESANSNPSVDNGTSAWGQPSRGCGGWGEGGHDSSGPYGRGNAPVGSGSCQEGPKSMQDGWGSGGEEIGMNNGQWDADDGDMWNSPTSQDSSCNSWGQSKKGPQRGKVSNKQDDVWIMTRLIKQLTDMGFPKDPAEEALKSNNMNLDQAMSALLEKKNELDKRGMGMSDYSNGMNKPIMCRPTNLSKDPSLDRAPFLDKDGRLSDDASTSPFMPSPGLKLPLANSSLPSHGLGGVSSGLSMQNLNNRQMQNGMFGTNGAAQTRVMQQQAPPPQPPVPPLSSAQPSLRAQVPQLLTPQVQAQLLQFAAKNIGLNPALLTSPINPQQMTLLYQLQQLQVAYQRLQIQQQMMQAQRNVSGPIKQQEQQVARTITNMQQQIQQHQRQLAQALLMKQQQPPPSSHTGLHPNLGKASLDTFTGHPQTSGLSVSDLQTKEQQSSPNSFSPYTLSGLNPNMNVNCMEVGSLSLKDPPQPQSRLSQWTHSNSIDSLTANAQHLEANLNKHGSISSAQSHVPGKSTMEDTFSPYNLMSSSESPTSTLVTPESWTQGKTPNEKISSNSNISWPPEFCPGVPWKGLQNIDPENDPNMTPGSVPSGPTINTNIQDVNRYLLRDRTGGKLLEMKSTWSPGPISHTQASLSHELWKVSPGTRNSSAPSRPPPGLTNTKPSSTWGGNSLGLSQGWTSSYSSEGGTWSTDSPNRGSSWLVLRNLTPQIDGSTLRTLCMQHGPLITFHLNLTQGNAVVRYSSKEEAAKAQKSLHMCVLGNTTILAEFAGEDDVNRFFAQGQSLTPTTSWQASPAPGSNQPRLGNPAASHPTGLWSGGGGGAKTVCSTGNSSSGNGGDLLWGGVPQYSSLWAPPNGDDTRVIGSPIPINTLLPGDLLSGESM; from the exons ATGGCTACAGGAGCTAGCCAGCAGGGTCATTACCCAATCAGCAAAGCCAGCATTAATCTTTCTTCTAGTATGGTCTCTAGTCAAAATGGCCCTACCAGGGGCTGGGTCTCAGAGGGAAAGATTGACTTGTCCATGGGCAGTAGAGGGCAGTCCAGTTGGGGTGCCTCTAATCTGAACCTGAATCCCAGTGCCAACCCTGCTGCTTGGCCAGCTCTTGGACATGAGGGGCCTGGGGTAGGTTCAGGCCCAAGTAGCATGGTTTGCTCAAATCAACTTTCGCTTAGTATGTGTGGCCAAGGAGGAGTGGCACCACCACACGGCACCAATGGAAATGGTAGCATTGGTTGTGTCAATGGAAACCTTGTAGGGGACTGTGCATGGGGCAACCCGGATATCCCAGAACAGCATCAGTCACCAACAAATAAATCTTTCAACATGAAACCTCCTAACCTTAAAACTGATGGACCAAATAACACTAAACCAGAGCCAATGAGTCCAGTGAACAGCTGGAGAGGAAACCTCAGTCAGTCACCTACTGAGGCTGTCAGCGAAGATGGAACTGCCTTCTGGGACAACAGAGATGCCAAAAATGGAGAATCAAAGGACTCAGGCTGGGATTCTGCAGGCGTCTCCTCTTGGGGGAAGGGAGGAGCTAGCAGTGGTAGCAGCTGGGGTGACTGGGGCAAACAACCAAGCACTGAAGGTACAGGATGGGATGCTAACGATGGTCCTTCCCAGGAACATATGAGTTCCTGGGGTCCTGATACCCCAGCAAGTGAGGGCAGCAGGGATAGTAGTGAGGGCCACCCAAGAAGAAGAGAGAGGTCCTCAAGTGATGATTTGGCCCCTTTGCTCCCAAGGCAAGACTTGGACCCACGTGTCCTCTGCAACACAGGCTGGGGACAGACTCCAGTTCGCCAACACACTGTTTGGGAAATGGAAGAAACTCCAGACAAAAAGAGTGGTGCAGGGACTGAGGTCTGGGGGTCTTCCTCCAACACACCCTCAAATGGACCTGCACCACCTCCTCCTGGATGTGCCAGTCCCAACCTCAGTGCACCTCCTAGAATGGAGACGAGCAAGAGCGAGGGACCTTGCAGATCCATGCCAAATTCAGGCTGGGGAGGATCAGTCCCAGCCTCTGCCCAGCCTAACAGTGGATGGGGGGAACCTCCTGCAAATAAAAAGGTTCCAAATGGATCAGTATGTGGCTGGGGTGATCCTGTTGCTGAAGGTCCCAACACCAATGGCTGTAATGGCCAGTCTTGGGCTGAGGAAAAGTCCCCTAGCTGGGATGATGGTACTTCTCAGAAGAAAATGCAAAGTTGGGGTGATAGAACCAAAACTTCCTCAGGCTGGGGAGGTAGTGGCAGCGCAAATAGTGGAGAGTGGGGTGACCCTACAGAAATGCGGAAGAATGGCTCTGGAAGTTCCTCTTGGGACCCTGACAACAGAAACTGGAAAGAAACCCAGAGAGGGTGGGGTAAAGCAGCACCAGCACAGGGTGGTAGTTGGGGTGATGCTCAACATTCCAATGGTTCAGCCCAAGGTTGGGGTGGAAAACTTCAGGAGCCCACTTGTGGCAACGGTGGAACTGGAGGCATAGGATCATGGGGCGGCCCAAATTCTGTGAAACAGAGCAACTCTGGCTGGACGTCGGGAGGACGACAGGATATCGGAGATGAGGCCACAGGCTGGGAGGAACCCTCTCCTTCCTCTATTCGTCGCAAAATGGAAATTGATGATGGGACCTCCACCTGGGGTGACCCCAGTGCTTACAGCAAGAGTGTGAACATGTGGGAcaggaataactcccaaaatcATCCAGGAACTAGCAACAGTGGCAACAGTAATAGCCTCACTGGGccaaacaacaacagcaatcaTCACCAACACCACAGCCAAGGTCCCACTCAGAACCATGTCAGTGGTAGCAACAACAATGGCTCACCCAGTCAAGGTGAAACTCCTCTCAGCAGAATACCCATGGTGAATCCAG GCTGGGGAGACCTCCCTAATGTACAGCCAAACACAGAATCCTCTTCATGGGGTGAGTCAGCCAATTCCAACCCTTCTGTGGACAATGGAACTTCAGCTTGGGGCCAGCCCTCTAGGGGCTGTGGGGGATGGGGTGAAGGTGGCCATGACTCCAGTGGACCTTACGGCAGAGGAAATGCACCTGTTGGATCAGGCTCCTGTCAGGAAG GTCCCAAATCTATGCAAGATGGCTGGGGATCAGGAGGGGAAGAGATTGGCATGAACAATGGCCAATGGGATGCTGATGATGGTGACATGTGGAACAGTCCTACATCCCAAGACTCCTCTTGTAACTCCTGGGGTCAATCCAAGAAGGGCCCACAAAGG GGCAAGGTCTCCAACAAGCAGGATGATGTTTGGATTATGACCAGACTTATCAAGCAGCTTACAGATATGGGTTTTCCA AAGGATCCTGCAGAAGAAGCCCTGAAGAGCAACAATATGAATCTGGATCAGGCCATGA GCGCTTTGTTGGAGAAGAAAAATGAACTGGACAAACGGGGGATGGGCATGTCAGACTACAGTAATGGAATGAATAAGCCCATAATGTGCCGACCCACAAACCTCTCCAAAGACCCCTCACTGGATCGTGCCCCCTTCCTGGACAAG gaCGGTAGGCTGTCAGATGATGCTTCAACCTCACCGTTTATGCCTTCTCCTGGCCTCAAGCTCCCACTGGCCAATAGCAGCCTCCCTAGCCACGGATTGGGTGGGGTCTCCTCCGGCCTTTCCATGCAAAACTTGAACAACAGACAG ATGCAGAATGGAATGTTCGGCACTAACGGAGCAGCACAAACTCGGGTCATGCAGCAGCAGGCCCCTCCCCCTCAGCCACCAGTGCCACCTCTTAGCTCCGCCCAGCCTAGTCTACGTGCTCAAGTGCCTCAGCTTCTCACCCCTCAG gTTCAAGCACAGCTCTTACAGTTTGCGGCAAAAAACATTGGACTGAATCCTGCACTTTTAACCTCACCAATAAATCCTCAACAAATGACCTTGCTCTACCAACTACAACAGCTGCAGGTG GCGTATCAGCGTTTGCAGATTCAGCAGCAAATGATGCAGGCTCAGCGTAATGTCTCTGGTCCCATCAAACAACAAGAGCAGCAA GTTGCACGTACAATCACAAACATGCAGCAGCAGATCCAGCAGCACCAGCGTCAGCTGGCCCAGGCTCTGCTTATGAAACAGCAGCAGCCTCCACCTTCCTCTCATACTGGCCTGCACCCAAACCTTGGAAAGGCAAGCCTGGACACTTTCACGGGTCACCCTCAGACTTCAGGCCTCTCCGTCTCAGACCTGCAGACCAAAGAGCAGCAGTCTTCTCCAAACTCCTTCAGCCCTTATACACTCT CTGGTTTGAACCCGAACATGAATGTAAACTGTATGGAGGTGGGAAGTCTATCTCTCAAAGACCCCCCTCAGCCTCAATCCCGGCTCTCACAGTGGACTCATTCAAACTCCATAGATTCCCTGACAGCTAATGCTCAGCACTTGGAGGCAAACCTCAATAAGCACg gttcaatctcttctgctcagtcCCATGTGCCTGGAAAGAGCACCATGGAAGATACCTTCAGCCCATACAATCTGATGTCAAGCTCTGAATCCCCCACTAGCACCTTGGTGACTCCAGAGAGCTGGACACAGGGCAAAACTCCCAATGAGAAAATCTCTAGTAACTCCAATATCAGCTGGCCTCCAG AATTCTGCCCTGGGGTGCCATGGAAAGGTTTGCAGAACATTGACCCCGAGAATGACCCCAACATGACCCCAGGAAGTGTTCCAAGTGGCCCCACCATTAACACTAACATACAGGATGTGAATCGCTACCTGTTACGGGACAGGACTGGAG GTAAACTCTTGGAAATGAAGTCTACCTGGTCCCCTGGACCCATCTCCCACACACAGGCCTCTTTATCTCATGAGTTATGGAAGGTTTCCCCAGGGACACGCAACTCCAGTGCTCCCTCACGCCCCCCTCCAGGCCTGACCAACACCAAGCCCTCCTCCACCTGGGGAGGAAACTCTCTTGGCCTCAGCCAGGGCTGGACCAGCTCTTACTCTTCAG AAGGGGGAACTTGGAGCACTGACAGTCCCAACAGAGGAAGCAGCTGGCTGGTGCTGAGAAACCTCACTCCTCAG ATTGACGGCTCCACCCTGCGGACTCTGTGCATGCAGCACGGCCCTCTCATTACCTTCCATCTGAACCTGACACAGGGCAATGCTGTTGTACGTTACAGCTCCAAGGAGGAAGCTGCCAAAGCCCAAAAATCCTTGCACAT GTGTGTGCTGGGTAACACTACCATCCTGGCAGAGTTTGCCGGTGAAGACGATGTGAACCGCTTCTTTGCACAGGGCCAGTCCCTCACCCCCACCACCAGCTGGCAGGCCAGCCCAGCACCAGGCTCCAATCAACCTCGGCTGGGCAACCCTGCTGCCAGCCACCCCACAGGCCTCTGGAGCGGGGGTGGAGGAGGTGCCAAGACAGTCTGCAGTACTGGGAACAGCAGCAGTGGAAACGGAGGTGACCTGCTGTGGGGCGGTGTGCCACAGTACTCCAGTTTGTGGGCTCCCCCAAATGGAGACGACACCAGGGTAATCGGCAGCCCCATCCCAATTAACACTCTGCTCCCGGGAGACCTGCTGAGCGGAGAGAGCATGTAG